In Kryptolebias marmoratus isolate JLee-2015 linkage group LG4, ASM164957v2, whole genome shotgun sequence, the following proteins share a genomic window:
- the zmynd8 gene encoding protein kinase C-binding protein 1 isoform X3 produces MSDRKKCARGGKSEKQTVTEEMEISTRSKDAGTTERVAQKRKISSPSHSSNGHSSAETSPCSVKKKKKPGAVSSSKDQSELRHGPFYYVKQPALTTDPVDVVPQDGRNDFYCWLCHREGQVLCCELCPRVYHAKCLKLPDEPEGDWFCPECEKITVAECIETQSKAMMILTIDQLSYLLKFALQKMKQPGTEPFQKPVSLEQHPDYAEYIFHPMDLCTLEKNIKKKMYGCTEAFLADTKWILHNCIIYNGANHKLTATAKVIVKICEHEMNEIEVCPECYLSACQKRDNWFCEPCSNPHPLVWAKLKGFPFWPAKALRDKDGQVDARFFGQHDRAWVPLNNCYLMSKEIPFSVKKTKSIFNSAMQEMEVYVENMRKKFGVFNYAPFRTPYTPDNNFQLLLDPSNPSSTAIKPEKQEKIKLTFDMTASPKIPLTRTMLSGSGVRGGTTGRRPPHSDVPCSPMSTNSSVHTGSDGEQETADKSQAKTANSQYSTGEESTDCTGNSLDIPKSFQSQTPGISKQEKTPQTGSILNLNLDRSKAEMDLKELSETVQQKQGATPNLTSPKRQIKSRFQLNLDKTIESCKAQLGIDEISVDEYKGVDHSDSEDSDKSDSSESESASDEEPKTKGGQDPAPTKEPQKELTKTKAKDQPSTSQEEEDKADLLESKESAADESGATLPDGQAQENLSSDLEKDNPDMTKASPGSPAAREKSQVKEETRQTVAVEDSDSERELVIDLGEDQGGRERKRSRKDSTISNDSAAGKSEGKAPSVPPSQNSTGTSTSSTVSTQPLMAIPVTMVTLTASSPATVSHVSNSSATVTPPSSSSASTTPTLKKQRPLLPRETVPVVQRAVVWNPTTKFETSSQKWHMQKVQRQQQTQQLVVAPHTQESSPRQGQAQAAGNGSTPASSSSAQPSSQSTRYQTRQAVKAVQQKDPPFSTSTSVVTVVSSSPGSAAVMATSSLSTAATSSPGPTDSYIPTASADVAADIAKYTNKIMDAIKGTMTEIYNDLSKNTSGNSITEIKRLRIEIEKLQWLHQQELSEMKHNLELTMAEMRQSLEQERERLLAEVKKQMELEKQQAVDETKKKQWCANCRKEAIFYCCWNTSYCDYPCQQAHWPEHMKSCTQSATAPQQEPETEPTADLPNKGPGQTSSVPNSLRDMPLSASSDKDCDTEKTAESVAVTLS; encoded by the exons TGTGCCAGAGGAgggaaatcagaaaaacagactGTAACAGAAGAAATGGAGATCTCCACAAGATCTAAAG ATGCTGGGACAACAGAAAGGGTGGCCCAAAAGCGAAAGATTTCCAGTCCTTCTCACTCGTCCAATGGTCACTCCTCCGCTGAAACCTCGCCCTGCtctgtaaaaaagaagaaaaagccaGGCGCTGTTAGCAGCAGCAAAGACCAG TCTGAACTAAGACATGGTCCCTTTTACTATGTGAAGCAGCCAGCACTCACCACAGACCCTGTTGATGTTGTACCGCAGGACGGCAGGAATGACTTTTACTGCTGGCTGTGCCACCGCGAGGGCCAGGTGCTCTGCTGTGAGCTCTGCCCCAGGGTGTACCACGCCAAGTGTCTCAAACTACCAGACGAGCCCGAGGGCGACTGGTTCTGTCCAGAATGTGAG AAGATAACAGTTGCTGAGTGTATAGAGACTCAGAGCAAGGCCATGATGATACTAACAATAGACCAGCTCTCTTACCTGCTAAAGTTTGCCcttcaaaaaatgaaacaaccaGGT ACTGAACCCTTCCAGAAACCTGTATCTCTCGAACAGCATCCTGATTATGCGGAGTACATTTTTCATCCTATGGATCTTTGCACACTTGAAAAG aatatcaaaaagaaaatgtatggatGTACAGAGGCTTTTTTGGCAGATACTAAATGGATTTTACACAACTGTATTATATACAATGGAG ccAATCATAAACTCACAGCTACGGCTAAAGTGATCGTAAAAATCTGTGAACACGAG ATGAATGAGATTGAGGTTTGTCCTGAATGTTATCTGTCTGCGTGCCAAAAGAGAGACAACTGGTTCTGTGAGCCTTGT agtAACCCGCACCCTCTTGTGTGGGCCAAGTTAAAAGGATTTCCTTTCTGGCCCGCTAAAGCTCTacgggacaaggatggacaagTGGACGCTCGCTTCTTTGGTCAGCATGACAG ggcGTGGGTTCCTCTAAACAATTGCTACCTCATGTCCAAAGAGATTCCCTTCTCCGTGAAGAAGACCAAAAGTATCTTCAATAGTGCCATGCAGGAAATGGAGGTCTATGTGGAGAACATGAGAAAGAAGTTTGGGGTGTTTAATTATGCCCCCTTCAGGACACCCTACACTCCTGACAATAActtccagctgcttctggaCCCCTCCAACCCGTCTTCCACTGCCATTAAACCTGAGAAACAGGAGAAGATCAAGTTGACCTTTGACATGACCGCATCCCCCAAAATCCCTCTGACCAGGACCATGCTGTCTGGGTCAGGGGTAAGAGGGGGCACAACAGGACGGCGGCCCCCTCACAGTGACGTACCCTGCTCCCCCATGAGCACCAACTCATCTGTCCATACGGGTTCCGACGGGGAACAGGAAACAGCAGACAAGTCGCAGGCAAAAACTGCAAACAGTCAGTACAGCACAGGAGAAGAGTCCACGGACTGTACAG GCAATTCCCTGGACATCCCCAAGTCTTTCCAGTCTCAAACTCCAGGCATCTCCAAGCAGGAGAAGACGCCACAGACAGGAAGTATTCTAAACCTCAATCTGG ATCGCAGTAAGGCTGAAATGGACCTAAAGGAGCTGAGTGAAACAGTTCAGCAGAAACAAGGAGCCACGCCAAACCTCACCTCCCCGAAGAGGCAGATCAAGAGTCGCTTCCAGCTAAACTTAGACAAGACGATTGAGAGTTGCAAAGCACAGCTTG gtatTGATGAGATTTCTGTGGATGAGTATAAAGGTGTGGACCACAGTGACTCTGAGGACTCTGATAAATCTGACTCCAGTGAGAGTGAGTCTGCCAGTGATGAGGAGCCAAAGACCAAGGGAGGCCAAGACCCTGCACCCACAAAGGAACCTCAGAAGGAGCTTACCAAAACTAAAGCGAAAGACCAGCCTTCCACAAGCCAAGAAGAGGAAGATAAAGCTGATTTGCTTGAATCCAAGGAATCTGCAGCAGATGAATCCGGTGCAACGCTTCCTGATGGTCAAGCTCAAGAGAATTTAAGCAGTGATTTGGAAAAGGACAACCCAGACATGACCAAAGCATCTCCAGGATCACCTGCTGCCAGAGAAAAGTCTCAGGTGAAAGAAGAGACGAGGCAGACTGTGGCGGTGGAGGACTCTGACTCAGAAAGAGAGCTTGTTATTGATCTTGGAGAGGATCAGGGTggcagggagaggaagaggagcagaaaagaCAGCACCATTAGTAACGATTCAGCAGCTGGAAAATCTGAAG gTAAAGCTCCATCAGTTCCTCCGTCACAAAACAGCACAGGCACTTCCACATCCTCCACTGTTTCCACGCAGCCTCTCATGGCCATTCCTGTGACTATGGTCACCCTTACTGCTTCCTCCCCTGCAACAGTTAGCCACGTGTCCAACTCCAGCGCCACCGTAACCCCACCATCTTCCTCCTCGGCCTCCACCACCCCTACTTTGAAGAAACAGCGCCCTCTGCTGCCCAGAGAGACAGTGCCAGTGGTTCAGAGAGCTGTCGTGTGGAATCCCACCACGAAGTTTGAGACCTCTTCTCAGAAGTGGCACATGCAGAAGGTGCAGCGTCAGCAGCAAACCCAACAGCTTGTGGTGGCCCCCCACACACAGGAGTCATCTCCCAGGCAGGGCCAGGCTCAAGCAGCTGGAAATGGCTCCACTCCAGCCTCCTCATCTTCAGCACAGCCGTCTTCACAAAGCACACGCTACCAGACCAGACAAGCTGTTAAGG ctgttcaacagaaAGACCCTCCGTTCAGCACATCTACGTCAGTTGTCACGGTGGTATCCAGCAGTCCAGGTTCTGCTGCCGTGATGGCAACATCGAGTTTAAGCACAGCTGCTACATCGTCACCGGGCCCAACAGACTCGTATATCCCCACTGCCTCAGCAGATGTGGCTGCGGACATTGCCAAGTACACAAATAAA ATAATGGATGCAATTAAAGGTACAATGACGGAAATCTACAATGATCTCTCTAAGAATACTTCAGGGAACTCAATTACAGAA ATAAAACGATTGAGAATTGAAATAGAAAAATTACAGTGGTTGCATCAACAAGAGTTGTCAGAAATGAAGCACAATCTCG AGCTGACGATGGCGGAGATGAGGCAGAGTCTGGAGCAGGAGAGGGAGAGGTTGTTGGCTGAGGTGAAGAAGCAGATGGAGCTGGAGAAGCAGCAGGCCGTGGATGAGACCAAGAAGAAACAGTGGTGTGCTAACTGCAGGAAAGAGGCCATCTTCTACTGCTGCTGGAACACTAGCTACTGTGATTACCCCTGTCAGCAAGCCCACTGGCCAGAGCACATGAAGTCCTGCACTCAGTCAG CCACAGCCCCACAGCAGGAACCTGAGACTGAGCCAACAGCTGACCTCCCCAACAAAGGTCCAGGGCAGACTAGCAGTGTCCCAAATTCTCTCAGAGACATGCCGCTCTCTGCGTCTTCAGACAAAGATTGTGATACGGAGAAGACCGCCGAGAGTGTTGCTGTAACTTTGTCGTAA
- the zmynd8 gene encoding protein kinase C-binding protein 1 isoform X6 translates to MMILTIDQLSYLLKFALQKMKQPGDHPRLSSRSPHAASSQRKTFNWTEPFQKPVSLEQHPDYAEYIFHPMDLCTLEKNIKKKMYGCTEAFLADTKWILHNCIIYNGANHKLTATAKVIVKICEHEMNEIEVCPECYLSACQKRDNWFCEPCSNPHPLVWAKLKGFPFWPAKALRDKDGQVDARFFGQHDRAWVPLNNCYLMSKEIPFSVKKTKSIFNSAMQEMEVYVENMRKKFGVFNYAPFRTPYTPDNNFQLLLDPSNPSSTAIKPEKQEKIKLTFDMTASPKIPLTRTMLSGSGVRGGTTGRRPPHSDVPCSPMSTNSSVHTGSDGEQETADKSQAKTANSQYSTGEESTDCTGNSLDIPKSFQSQTPGISKQEKTPQTGSILNLNLDRSKAEMDLKELSETVQQKQGATPNLTSPKRQIKSRFQLNLDKTIESCKAQLGIDEISVDEYKGVDHSDSEDSDKSDSSESESASDEEPKTKGGQDPAPTKEPQKELTKTKAKDQPSTSQEEEDKADLLESKESAADESGATLPDGQAQENLSSDLEKDNPDMTKASPGSPAAREKSQVKEETRQTVAVEDSDSERELVIDLGEDQGGRERKRSRKDSTISNDSAAGKSEGKAPSVPPSQNSTGTSTSSTVSTQPLMAIPVTMVTLTASSPATVSHVSNSSATVTPPSSSSASTTPTLKKQRPLLPRETVPVVQRAVVWNPTTKFETSSQKWHMQKVQRQQQTQQLVVAPHTQESSPRQGQAQAAGNGSTPASSSSAQPSSQSTRYQTRQAVKAVQQKDPPFSTSTSVVTVVSSSPGSAAVMATSSLSTAATSSPGPTDSYIPTASADVAADIAKYTNKIMDAIKGTMTEIYNDLSKNTSGNSITEIKRLRIEIEKLQWLHQQELSEMKHNLELTMAEMRQSLEQERERLLAEVKKQMELEKQQAVDETKKKQWCANCRKEAIFYCCWNTSYCDYPCQQAHWPEHMKSCTQSATAPQQEPETEPTADLPNKGPGQTSSVPNSLRDMPLSASSDKDCDTEKTAESVAVTLS, encoded by the exons ATGATGATACTAACAATAGACCAGCTCTCTTACCTGCTAAAGTTTGCCcttcaaaaaatgaaacaaccaGGT GATCATCCCCGCTTGTCATCTCGCTCCCCCCATGCAGCTTCCTCGCAGAGAAAGACTTTTAATTGG ACTGAACCCTTCCAGAAACCTGTATCTCTCGAACAGCATCCTGATTATGCGGAGTACATTTTTCATCCTATGGATCTTTGCACACTTGAAAAG aatatcaaaaagaaaatgtatggatGTACAGAGGCTTTTTTGGCAGATACTAAATGGATTTTACACAACTGTATTATATACAATGGAG ccAATCATAAACTCACAGCTACGGCTAAAGTGATCGTAAAAATCTGTGAACACGAG ATGAATGAGATTGAGGTTTGTCCTGAATGTTATCTGTCTGCGTGCCAAAAGAGAGACAACTGGTTCTGTGAGCCTTGT agtAACCCGCACCCTCTTGTGTGGGCCAAGTTAAAAGGATTTCCTTTCTGGCCCGCTAAAGCTCTacgggacaaggatggacaagTGGACGCTCGCTTCTTTGGTCAGCATGACAG ggcGTGGGTTCCTCTAAACAATTGCTACCTCATGTCCAAAGAGATTCCCTTCTCCGTGAAGAAGACCAAAAGTATCTTCAATAGTGCCATGCAGGAAATGGAGGTCTATGTGGAGAACATGAGAAAGAAGTTTGGGGTGTTTAATTATGCCCCCTTCAGGACACCCTACACTCCTGACAATAActtccagctgcttctggaCCCCTCCAACCCGTCTTCCACTGCCATTAAACCTGAGAAACAGGAGAAGATCAAGTTGACCTTTGACATGACCGCATCCCCCAAAATCCCTCTGACCAGGACCATGCTGTCTGGGTCAGGGGTAAGAGGGGGCACAACAGGACGGCGGCCCCCTCACAGTGACGTACCCTGCTCCCCCATGAGCACCAACTCATCTGTCCATACGGGTTCCGACGGGGAACAGGAAACAGCAGACAAGTCGCAGGCAAAAACTGCAAACAGTCAGTACAGCACAGGAGAAGAGTCCACGGACTGTACAG GCAATTCCCTGGACATCCCCAAGTCTTTCCAGTCTCAAACTCCAGGCATCTCCAAGCAGGAGAAGACGCCACAGACAGGAAGTATTCTAAACCTCAATCTGG ATCGCAGTAAGGCTGAAATGGACCTAAAGGAGCTGAGTGAAACAGTTCAGCAGAAACAAGGAGCCACGCCAAACCTCACCTCCCCGAAGAGGCAGATCAAGAGTCGCTTCCAGCTAAACTTAGACAAGACGATTGAGAGTTGCAAAGCACAGCTTG gtatTGATGAGATTTCTGTGGATGAGTATAAAGGTGTGGACCACAGTGACTCTGAGGACTCTGATAAATCTGACTCCAGTGAGAGTGAGTCTGCCAGTGATGAGGAGCCAAAGACCAAGGGAGGCCAAGACCCTGCACCCACAAAGGAACCTCAGAAGGAGCTTACCAAAACTAAAGCGAAAGACCAGCCTTCCACAAGCCAAGAAGAGGAAGATAAAGCTGATTTGCTTGAATCCAAGGAATCTGCAGCAGATGAATCCGGTGCAACGCTTCCTGATGGTCAAGCTCAAGAGAATTTAAGCAGTGATTTGGAAAAGGACAACCCAGACATGACCAAAGCATCTCCAGGATCACCTGCTGCCAGAGAAAAGTCTCAGGTGAAAGAAGAGACGAGGCAGACTGTGGCGGTGGAGGACTCTGACTCAGAAAGAGAGCTTGTTATTGATCTTGGAGAGGATCAGGGTggcagggagaggaagaggagcagaaaagaCAGCACCATTAGTAACGATTCAGCAGCTGGAAAATCTGAAG gTAAAGCTCCATCAGTTCCTCCGTCACAAAACAGCACAGGCACTTCCACATCCTCCACTGTTTCCACGCAGCCTCTCATGGCCATTCCTGTGACTATGGTCACCCTTACTGCTTCCTCCCCTGCAACAGTTAGCCACGTGTCCAACTCCAGCGCCACCGTAACCCCACCATCTTCCTCCTCGGCCTCCACCACCCCTACTTTGAAGAAACAGCGCCCTCTGCTGCCCAGAGAGACAGTGCCAGTGGTTCAGAGAGCTGTCGTGTGGAATCCCACCACGAAGTTTGAGACCTCTTCTCAGAAGTGGCACATGCAGAAGGTGCAGCGTCAGCAGCAAACCCAACAGCTTGTGGTGGCCCCCCACACACAGGAGTCATCTCCCAGGCAGGGCCAGGCTCAAGCAGCTGGAAATGGCTCCACTCCAGCCTCCTCATCTTCAGCACAGCCGTCTTCACAAAGCACACGCTACCAGACCAGACAAGCTGTTAAGG ctgttcaacagaaAGACCCTCCGTTCAGCACATCTACGTCAGTTGTCACGGTGGTATCCAGCAGTCCAGGTTCTGCTGCCGTGATGGCAACATCGAGTTTAAGCACAGCTGCTACATCGTCACCGGGCCCAACAGACTCGTATATCCCCACTGCCTCAGCAGATGTGGCTGCGGACATTGCCAAGTACACAAATAAA ATAATGGATGCAATTAAAGGTACAATGACGGAAATCTACAATGATCTCTCTAAGAATACTTCAGGGAACTCAATTACAGAA ATAAAACGATTGAGAATTGAAATAGAAAAATTACAGTGGTTGCATCAACAAGAGTTGTCAGAAATGAAGCACAATCTCG AGCTGACGATGGCGGAGATGAGGCAGAGTCTGGAGCAGGAGAGGGAGAGGTTGTTGGCTGAGGTGAAGAAGCAGATGGAGCTGGAGAAGCAGCAGGCCGTGGATGAGACCAAGAAGAAACAGTGGTGTGCTAACTGCAGGAAAGAGGCCATCTTCTACTGCTGCTGGAACACTAGCTACTGTGATTACCCCTGTCAGCAAGCCCACTGGCCAGAGCACATGAAGTCCTGCACTCAGTCAG CCACAGCCCCACAGCAGGAACCTGAGACTGAGCCAACAGCTGACCTCCCCAACAAAGGTCCAGGGCAGACTAGCAGTGTCCCAAATTCTCTCAGAGACATGCCGCTCTCTGCGTCTTCAGACAAAGATTGTGATACGGAGAAGACCGCCGAGAGTGTTGCTGTAACTTTGTCGTAA
- the zmynd8 gene encoding protein kinase C-binding protein 1 isoform X5 → MSDRKKCARGGKSEKQTVTEEMEISTRSKDAGTTERVAQKRKISSPSHSSNGHSSAETSPCSVKKKKKPGAVSSSKDQDGRNDFYCWLCHREGQVLCCELCPRVYHAKCLKLPDEPEGDWFCPECEKITVAECIETQSKAMMILTIDQLSYLLKFALQKMKQPGTEPFQKPVSLEQHPDYAEYIFHPMDLCTLEKNIKKKMYGCTEAFLADTKWILHNCIIYNGANHKLTATAKVIVKICEHEMNEIEVCPECYLSACQKRDNWFCEPCSNPHPLVWAKLKGFPFWPAKALRDKDGQVDARFFGQHDRAWVPLNNCYLMSKEIPFSVKKTKSIFNSAMQEMEVYVENMRKKFGVFNYAPFRTPYTPDNNFQLLLDPSNPSSTAIKPEKQEKIKLTFDMTASPKIPLTRTMLSGSGVRGGTTGRRPPHSDVPCSPMSTNSSVHTGSDGEQETADKSQAKTANSQYSTGEESTDCTGNSLDIPKSFQSQTPGISKQEKTPQTGSILNLNLDRSKAEMDLKELSETVQQKQGATPNLTSPKRQIKSRFQLNLDKTIESCKAQLGIDEISVDEYKGVDHSDSEDSDKSDSSESESASDEEPKTKGGQDPAPTKEPQKELTKTKAKDQPSTSQEEEDKADLLESKESAADESGATLPDGQAQENLSSDLEKDNPDMTKASPGSPAAREKSQVKEETRQTVAVEDSDSERELVIDLGEDQGGRERKRSRKDSTISNDSAAGKSEGKAPSVPPSQNSTGTSTSSTVSTQPLMAIPVTMVTLTASSPATVSHVSNSSATVTPPSSSSASTTPTLKKQRPLLPRETVPVVQRAVVWNPTTKFETSSQKWHMQKVQRQQQTQQLVVAPHTQESSPRQGQAQAAGNGSTPASSSSAQPSSQSTRYQTRQAVKAVQQKDPPFSTSTSVVTVVSSSPGSAAVMATSSLSTAATSSPGPTDSYIPTASADVAADIAKYTNKIMDAIKGTMTEIYNDLSKNTSGNSITEIKRLRIEIEKLQWLHQQELSEMKHNLELTMAEMRQSLEQERERLLAEVKKQMELEKQQAVDETKKKQWCANCRKEAIFYCCWNTSYCDYPCQQAHWPEHMKSCTQSATAPQQEPETEPTADLPNKGPGQTSSVPNSLRDMPLSASSDKDCDTEKTAESVAVTLS, encoded by the exons TGTGCCAGAGGAgggaaatcagaaaaacagactGTAACAGAAGAAATGGAGATCTCCACAAGATCTAAAG ATGCTGGGACAACAGAAAGGGTGGCCCAAAAGCGAAAGATTTCCAGTCCTTCTCACTCGTCCAATGGTCACTCCTCCGCTGAAACCTCGCCCTGCtctgtaaaaaagaagaaaaagccaGGCGCTGTTAGCAGCAGCAAAGACCAG GACGGCAGGAATGACTTTTACTGCTGGCTGTGCCACCGCGAGGGCCAGGTGCTCTGCTGTGAGCTCTGCCCCAGGGTGTACCACGCCAAGTGTCTCAAACTACCAGACGAGCCCGAGGGCGACTGGTTCTGTCCAGAATGTGAG AAGATAACAGTTGCTGAGTGTATAGAGACTCAGAGCAAGGCCATGATGATACTAACAATAGACCAGCTCTCTTACCTGCTAAAGTTTGCCcttcaaaaaatgaaacaaccaGGT ACTGAACCCTTCCAGAAACCTGTATCTCTCGAACAGCATCCTGATTATGCGGAGTACATTTTTCATCCTATGGATCTTTGCACACTTGAAAAG aatatcaaaaagaaaatgtatggatGTACAGAGGCTTTTTTGGCAGATACTAAATGGATTTTACACAACTGTATTATATACAATGGAG ccAATCATAAACTCACAGCTACGGCTAAAGTGATCGTAAAAATCTGTGAACACGAG ATGAATGAGATTGAGGTTTGTCCTGAATGTTATCTGTCTGCGTGCCAAAAGAGAGACAACTGGTTCTGTGAGCCTTGT agtAACCCGCACCCTCTTGTGTGGGCCAAGTTAAAAGGATTTCCTTTCTGGCCCGCTAAAGCTCTacgggacaaggatggacaagTGGACGCTCGCTTCTTTGGTCAGCATGACAG ggcGTGGGTTCCTCTAAACAATTGCTACCTCATGTCCAAAGAGATTCCCTTCTCCGTGAAGAAGACCAAAAGTATCTTCAATAGTGCCATGCAGGAAATGGAGGTCTATGTGGAGAACATGAGAAAGAAGTTTGGGGTGTTTAATTATGCCCCCTTCAGGACACCCTACACTCCTGACAATAActtccagctgcttctggaCCCCTCCAACCCGTCTTCCACTGCCATTAAACCTGAGAAACAGGAGAAGATCAAGTTGACCTTTGACATGACCGCATCCCCCAAAATCCCTCTGACCAGGACCATGCTGTCTGGGTCAGGGGTAAGAGGGGGCACAACAGGACGGCGGCCCCCTCACAGTGACGTACCCTGCTCCCCCATGAGCACCAACTCATCTGTCCATACGGGTTCCGACGGGGAACAGGAAACAGCAGACAAGTCGCAGGCAAAAACTGCAAACAGTCAGTACAGCACAGGAGAAGAGTCCACGGACTGTACAG GCAATTCCCTGGACATCCCCAAGTCTTTCCAGTCTCAAACTCCAGGCATCTCCAAGCAGGAGAAGACGCCACAGACAGGAAGTATTCTAAACCTCAATCTGG ATCGCAGTAAGGCTGAAATGGACCTAAAGGAGCTGAGTGAAACAGTTCAGCAGAAACAAGGAGCCACGCCAAACCTCACCTCCCCGAAGAGGCAGATCAAGAGTCGCTTCCAGCTAAACTTAGACAAGACGATTGAGAGTTGCAAAGCACAGCTTG gtatTGATGAGATTTCTGTGGATGAGTATAAAGGTGTGGACCACAGTGACTCTGAGGACTCTGATAAATCTGACTCCAGTGAGAGTGAGTCTGCCAGTGATGAGGAGCCAAAGACCAAGGGAGGCCAAGACCCTGCACCCACAAAGGAACCTCAGAAGGAGCTTACCAAAACTAAAGCGAAAGACCAGCCTTCCACAAGCCAAGAAGAGGAAGATAAAGCTGATTTGCTTGAATCCAAGGAATCTGCAGCAGATGAATCCGGTGCAACGCTTCCTGATGGTCAAGCTCAAGAGAATTTAAGCAGTGATTTGGAAAAGGACAACCCAGACATGACCAAAGCATCTCCAGGATCACCTGCTGCCAGAGAAAAGTCTCAGGTGAAAGAAGAGACGAGGCAGACTGTGGCGGTGGAGGACTCTGACTCAGAAAGAGAGCTTGTTATTGATCTTGGAGAGGATCAGGGTggcagggagaggaagaggagcagaaaagaCAGCACCATTAGTAACGATTCAGCAGCTGGAAAATCTGAAG gTAAAGCTCCATCAGTTCCTCCGTCACAAAACAGCACAGGCACTTCCACATCCTCCACTGTTTCCACGCAGCCTCTCATGGCCATTCCTGTGACTATGGTCACCCTTACTGCTTCCTCCCCTGCAACAGTTAGCCACGTGTCCAACTCCAGCGCCACCGTAACCCCACCATCTTCCTCCTCGGCCTCCACCACCCCTACTTTGAAGAAACAGCGCCCTCTGCTGCCCAGAGAGACAGTGCCAGTGGTTCAGAGAGCTGTCGTGTGGAATCCCACCACGAAGTTTGAGACCTCTTCTCAGAAGTGGCACATGCAGAAGGTGCAGCGTCAGCAGCAAACCCAACAGCTTGTGGTGGCCCCCCACACACAGGAGTCATCTCCCAGGCAGGGCCAGGCTCAAGCAGCTGGAAATGGCTCCACTCCAGCCTCCTCATCTTCAGCACAGCCGTCTTCACAAAGCACACGCTACCAGACCAGACAAGCTGTTAAGG ctgttcaacagaaAGACCCTCCGTTCAGCACATCTACGTCAGTTGTCACGGTGGTATCCAGCAGTCCAGGTTCTGCTGCCGTGATGGCAACATCGAGTTTAAGCACAGCTGCTACATCGTCACCGGGCCCAACAGACTCGTATATCCCCACTGCCTCAGCAGATGTGGCTGCGGACATTGCCAAGTACACAAATAAA ATAATGGATGCAATTAAAGGTACAATGACGGAAATCTACAATGATCTCTCTAAGAATACTTCAGGGAACTCAATTACAGAA ATAAAACGATTGAGAATTGAAATAGAAAAATTACAGTGGTTGCATCAACAAGAGTTGTCAGAAATGAAGCACAATCTCG AGCTGACGATGGCGGAGATGAGGCAGAGTCTGGAGCAGGAGAGGGAGAGGTTGTTGGCTGAGGTGAAGAAGCAGATGGAGCTGGAGAAGCAGCAGGCCGTGGATGAGACCAAGAAGAAACAGTGGTGTGCTAACTGCAGGAAAGAGGCCATCTTCTACTGCTGCTGGAACACTAGCTACTGTGATTACCCCTGTCAGCAAGCCCACTGGCCAGAGCACATGAAGTCCTGCACTCAGTCAG CCACAGCCCCACAGCAGGAACCTGAGACTGAGCCAACAGCTGACCTCCCCAACAAAGGTCCAGGGCAGACTAGCAGTGTCCCAAATTCTCTCAGAGACATGCCGCTCTCTGCGTCTTCAGACAAAGATTGTGATACGGAGAAGACCGCCGAGAGTGTTGCTGTAACTTTGTCGTAA
- the zmynd8 gene encoding protein kinase C-binding protein 1 isoform X7, with the protein MSDRKKCARGGKSEKQTVTEEMEISTRSKDAGTTERVAQKRKISSPSHSSNGHSSAETSPCSVKKKKKPGAVSSSKDQSELRHGPFYYVKQPALTTDPVDVVPQDGRNDFYCWLCHREGQVLCCELCPRVYHAKCLKLPDEPEGDWFCPECEVLTPK; encoded by the exons TGTGCCAGAGGAgggaaatcagaaaaacagactGTAACAGAAGAAATGGAGATCTCCACAAGATCTAAAG ATGCTGGGACAACAGAAAGGGTGGCCCAAAAGCGAAAGATTTCCAGTCCTTCTCACTCGTCCAATGGTCACTCCTCCGCTGAAACCTCGCCCTGCtctgtaaaaaagaagaaaaagccaGGCGCTGTTAGCAGCAGCAAAGACCAG TCTGAACTAAGACATGGTCCCTTTTACTATGTGAAGCAGCCAGCACTCACCACAGACCCTGTTGATGTTGTACCGCAGGACGGCAGGAATGACTTTTACTGCTGGCTGTGCCACCGCGAGGGCCAGGTGCTCTGCTGTGAGCTCTGCCCCAGGGTGTACCACGCCAAGTGTCTCAAACTACCAGACGAGCCCGAGGGCGACTGGTTCTGTCCAGAATGTGAGGTACTAACCCCGAAAT AA